Proteins co-encoded in one Armatimonadota bacterium genomic window:
- the glgP gene encoding alpha-glucan family phosphorylase — protein sequence MTVAYFSMEVGLEPGMPTYSGGLGVLAGDTLRAAADRGLPMVGLTLLHRGGYFRQVLDEHGHQSELPVSWEPEAYMRPLPTTVTVTIEGRPVQVQPWRYLVRGVNGHGVPVLFLDAALPANAPEDQALTGVLYGGDARYRLAQEVLLGYGGIAVLRALGYTDVRAYHMNEGHSALLTLALLEERTRGRGLRSATDADLEAVRRQCVFTTHTPVPAGHDQFGIDLVRQVLGAERAAFLEGSPACPGGVLNMTALALYLARYVNGVAMRHSEVSRHLFPAYPINAITNGVHAVHWTSPPFARLYDRHIPEWRRDNLYLRYAVGIPLEEIQAAHAEAEAALLAEVERRTGRRLAPGVLTLAFARRATAYKRADLLLSDPERLRRIAQQSGGLQVLYAGKAHPRDDDGKALIRRVFGIAAALRDAVPIVYLEEYDLALARLLCAGADVWLNTPQKPQEASGTSGMKAALNGVPSLSVLDGWWIEGHVEGVTGWAIGDSSPASDPVAEAASLYHQLEAVVAPLFYHRPDEFLRVRRAAIALNAAFFNAQRMLDQYIRNAYVAE from the coding sequence CTGACCGTCGCGTACTTTTCCATGGAAGTCGGTCTCGAGCCCGGCATGCCGACCTACAGCGGCGGCCTGGGGGTGCTGGCCGGCGATACCTTGCGGGCCGCGGCCGACCGGGGGCTGCCCATGGTGGGCCTGACCCTGCTCCACCGGGGCGGGTACTTCCGCCAAGTACTCGACGAGCACGGGCATCAGTCCGAGCTGCCGGTCAGTTGGGAGCCCGAGGCCTACATGCGGCCGCTGCCTACCACGGTCACGGTGACGATCGAGGGCCGGCCCGTGCAGGTGCAGCCGTGGCGCTACCTGGTGCGGGGCGTGAACGGCCACGGCGTGCCCGTGCTGTTCCTCGACGCCGCGCTACCCGCCAACGCCCCGGAAGATCAGGCCCTGACAGGTGTGCTCTACGGCGGCGACGCCCGCTACCGCCTCGCGCAAGAGGTGCTGCTCGGCTACGGGGGCATCGCAGTGCTTCGGGCGCTGGGCTACACCGACGTGCGGGCCTACCACATGAACGAAGGCCACTCGGCGTTGCTCACCCTGGCGCTCCTGGAGGAGCGCACGCGCGGCCGCGGCCTGCGCAGCGCGACCGACGCCGACCTCGAGGCCGTGCGCCGCCAGTGCGTCTTCACCACCCACACGCCCGTGCCCGCCGGGCACGATCAGTTCGGCATCGACCTCGTGCGTCAAGTGCTGGGCGCCGAGCGCGCCGCCTTCCTCGAAGGCTCGCCCGCCTGCCCCGGCGGCGTGCTGAACATGACGGCGCTCGCGCTGTACCTGGCGCGCTACGTCAACGGTGTGGCGATGCGCCACAGCGAGGTCTCGCGGCACCTGTTCCCCGCCTACCCGATCAACGCCATCACCAACGGCGTGCACGCCGTCCACTGGACCTCGCCACCCTTCGCCCGGCTGTACGACCGACACATCCCGGAGTGGCGGCGGGACAACCTCTACCTGCGGTACGCTGTGGGCATCCCGCTGGAGGAGATCCAGGCCGCCCACGCCGAGGCCGAGGCTGCGCTGCTCGCCGAGGTCGAACGCCGCACCGGAAGGCGGCTCGCCCCCGGGGTACTCACCCTGGCCTTCGCCCGTCGCGCCACCGCCTACAAGCGGGCCGACCTGCTGCTGAGCGATCCCGAGCGGCTACGGCGGATCGCACAGCAGAGCGGGGGGCTCCAGGTGCTCTACGCCGGCAAAGCGCACCCGCGCGACGACGACGGCAAGGCGCTCATCCGCCGCGTGTTCGGCATCGCGGCGGCGCTGCGCGACGCCGTGCCCATCGTCTACCTGGAAGAGTACGATCTGGCGCTGGCGCGCCTGCTGTGTGCCGGTGCGGACGTGTGGCTCAACACCCCGCAGAAACCGCAGGAGGCCTCCGGCACCAGTGGCATGAAGGCCGCGCTGAACGGCGTGCCCAGCCTGAGCGTGCTCGACGGCTGGTGGATCGAAGGGCACGTCGAGGGAGTGACCGGGTGGGCCATCGGCGACAGCAGCCCCGCCAGCGATCCCGTCGCCGAGGCCGCCAGCCTCTACCACCAGCTCGAAGCGGTCGTCGCGCCGCTGTTCTACCACCGTCCCGACGAGTTCCTACGCGTGCGCCGGGCCGCCATCGCGCTGAACGCCGCGTTCTTCAACGCGCAGCGCATGCTGGATCAGTACATCAGGAACGCGTACGTGGCCGAGTAG